In Anopheles arabiensis isolate DONGOLA chromosome 2, AaraD3, whole genome shotgun sequence, the genomic window ccgggaCCACCCATCGGGCCACCCATCGGACCACCCATCGGTCCACCGGGCCCTCCCATCGGTCCGCCCATCGGGCCACCCATCGGGCCGCCCATCGGTCCACCGCcgtggccgccgccgccgccgcctcccaTGCCGCCACCGTACATGCCAGGGTTCATCATGTTCGGTTTGTTGTATTGCATCGGCGGAATCTGCTCGTTGATCATGCCCGGTCCCGGTCCCGGGCCGGGGCCCGGCCCCCCGTCCACCGGGCCGCCCATGCCCGGGCCGCCGACACCGCCACTGCCGAGGGGCGTGTTCATGAAGGCAGGATTGAGCGGTCGGTTCGGCGGTCCACCAAAGTCCGGCGGCATCCCACCGGCCGGTCCGCGGAACTGCGGCCTCATGCCCATGCCGTGCGGATCCATGCCCATGCCGCGCTGCTCGGGAAAGAACATCTTCTGCATCTGGCGCAGCGTTGCCAGCTGCTGTTCGCGGTGTTGCCGCTGCTGGGGCGTCAGGTTTTCGTCCGGCACCTTCACGCCCTGCAGCGACGGCTGCGGATGGCCACGGGATTGCGACAGCACATTGCCGCCCTTCATCAGCGGCAGCGAGGCCACGAGCGAGTTCATCTGGTCGATGATGGTCGAGCTCGAGTGACTGCCGCTCGGACAGCCACCCGGCCCACCGCTTCCCGGTCCTCCCGGGCCGCCCATACCGCCGGGTCCGCCGCCACCGTGGCCACCGCCGGGCCCGCCGCCAGGgacaccgccgccgcccccaCCACTGGGCGAAATGTGCGACCCAACGGGCGACGGATTTTCCATCTTCACGCCCGGATGGCCGCCCACACCCGGATCACCGCCACCGTCGCCCTCCATGCACGAGCTGGGCGTATGGTGGATCGTGGACGGTTTCGACATCCCGTCCGGATTCATGCGCATGTGTGGTGGGCCACCGCCGTGACCGTCCGACGGGTACATCGGCAAACCGCTTCCGTCCTGATCCATGCACGCGTTCGGCGTATGATGGATGGTGGCCGACTTCTTCCCCATCACCATCGACGGGTCGAGGCCCGGGCCTCCGCCCGGTCCCATGCGCATATGCGGCGGCATATGCCCGTCGGGgacaccgccaccgccgccgaaCATTGGCAGCGAACCGTCATTCTCCAGGCAGGACGCGTTGGCCGTATGGTGAATGGTGGCGGACTTTTTCATACCGTCCGGCGGTCCACCCGGTCCGCCCATACCACGCGGGCCCATCGGATGATGATCGGGCGAACCGTGCCCGTGGTGCCCGTGGTCCATCCACGGCGACATCGCACCCGGGCCGACGCTGTTCCCGCTCATCTCGTCCGGTCCCGGGCCACCGAGCCGGTTCTGTTTCTGCATCTGGGCGCAATGGTACGCGATGATCGAGTTGAACTGGCCACTCAGCACCGCCTCGGCGCCCTTGTTCGCCAGCGCCGTCGAGAAGACGAATATCTggctctgctgctgcgtgtACTCCAGCTTGTTCGACGGCTTGTTGCCCGCCATCATGCCCGCCAGGCCGGGGTTCATCTTGCCGTCGAGCGGATGCCCACCGACACCGTCCAGCGGACCGCCGCCACCCATCACCGGGCCGCCCGGCTTGCCGAGCGCATCCATCACACCGCTGTTGGGTCCGGGAACGCCGCCGCCGGCGTTAATACTGCAACCGTCCGACTGTTTCATCCCGCCCGGGCCGCCAGGCCCGACCGAGCCCGGTCTGCCCGTACCCGGACCACCAGGTCCGCCCTTCATGCCAGTGCCGTCATCCTAAAACAATCACAAAGCGCACAAATTACAATGATGCTCGGACACAGTGATGTGCCAAACAGTGGTCAtttacctgctgctgctgttgctgctgctgctgttgttgctgctgctgctgctgctgttgctgctcgagcTTGGCCGCAGCCGCCTGGCTCATCTTGGTTTTGCGGCCGCCCTCATCGGACTTGGAATCCTTCTTCGGCATTGTGGCTGACGCTCCCTTGCTCGCTCCTCCGCCACCTCTTCTGCCTCCTCTTCCACCTGCTTTGCCTCCCCTTCCTCCTGCGcctgctcctgctcctcctcctccttcttgcggcaggtgctgctgctgctgataagGCTGAGGCTGATAATCGTACAGCATTCCACTCCTCCGGCGCTCAGAGTGCAACCATCTGAGGGCACGGggtgaggaagaaaaaaaaacactggcGGGGCGAGGAGTCTACCCTACAAGCCACACACAGTCCCCAACACAAACAGGCGTGCAACTCCGCAAAGATGCCAAGCAATTTAGCAGCACCGTTCACCGTAACATACTGTAACGTTTTAACGATCTTAACAACGCAAAGAACCTGCCTGCACCAGGTCCGGATGTCAGCTTTGCGTCAATCagacagaaagaaagcaaaacaaagcaatccGCGCGAGATGCTGGGCACGACTTTGGCACGTTTGGCACTTTCCCCGGGGGATTGTCACTGCCACCGTATTCGGTGCACTGCTAACTTTTGACTTTGGTGTCGGCCGGATGCCGACGGTTCcgatttttttcctcttcagCACCGCGCGATTGATGCGTTGAAGGTAAACAACTGCTGCCACACACAGAAGCAGACGACACTTTGCGCGCTATCGCACTTCCGGATTCACGCCTGCTGCTGCGCGGATACGATGGGCGCGCGTTTGCCCGTCCACCGACACTGGACGGACTGGCCGCTTCCGGGAGTGTTGCGGGAAACGCGCTGGAAAACGCGATGCTCTGACGCTGTCCTGCGGGGGGGTTCGCGTACCGCCGCGCGCACTTCACTGTTTGCACTACCCTGCCCCTCCTGTACTCGACGAACGCCTTCGTGTGCAGGACACGGTGTGTGGCGGACGactgctgctcctcctcctcgtcgattgCTTTGCTGCACGCAGGTGAACCACGGGGCGGCGGTGCACCGCGCGGGCGCTCTCGATTCGAGCGCGAGCAATCGGAATATTCCGGGCGAGGGCCGCGGAATGGTGCCTACTATTTattgatggtgctgctgctgctgcttttttgtgttggctCTCTTGGTAATGTTGGTGATTTGCTGATTGACAGCTTCGATTAAGCACCACGGCGTCCACCGCACCACTGTGAGTGACGTTTTGGTCCTTTGTTATGACAGCACACGATGAAAAACGCTCAAATGTGACCAAtaatatgaatcaaaataaagaatataaatataaaaatgggGCAAAAATGAGATTATTTGCAAGAAGCTATTTTTTCACATTCATTACGATGAGAATCGTaccaaataaaatataaaattaaacatctcGTCGGTCTTCCGAAAAATAGTTTTGAAGAATGAAACAACGCCGTATAAACACAATGCTTTTGCACAGTGGTGTCATTCATCGTTCTGgttcaatttatttgattacaCGAAAACATTTCTGCGTGGTGCGGAAAGAGAAATTCAGctaaacgaaatgaaaaccaaTCTCTCTCCGGATGTGATTATCCAACGGTTTCTTATTGCCTCTCAACAAACAACTATTCACTTTTTCATCTTGATAAAATCGGACTCAAACTCGTACACACCAACGGAATTGTTGTTCTTCTGATCGTACTCCACCCAGTCGTCTTCCGAAAGATCGATGTCCTCAAATGTTGGCCCGTTCTCGGTCGCCTTCGCAATCCATCCGGTCCGGGGACTGAACTCGATCGGTTCCACGCCCCGACAATCGAACGCAACGATCGTCTTCTTTTTGCCCGAATCCTGCTCCGTGTAGCTTGCTGCAAAGAACGACGCTCGTGTTAGCGAGCTCACCCGGGGGTTTTTGGTGTGACTTCTTCTACCTACCGTTCGAGCCTTCAATAATGTCGATGCTATTTTCGCGCGAGCACATGCGGCACTTCATGTAGAAATTGAATCCCTTCGGATTGCGCGAATCCTCGTTGACGTGCTCGCCTTCGGTCAGATCGTGCCACTTGTCCGACACTTCGCCACAGTTGGTGCATTTGATTTTCAGGAAGAACGCATAGTGCGGATGGTTCGTTTTCAGCGTCTCGATGTTTTCCAGCGTTGCCTTAATCTGTAGGCCAATCTTTCCCATGTTTGGCTGCGATGCAGTACGTGTGCAACACTCGCTGTCTAGAAGTTTCCTGGGCACCACGCCAAAACAGCGCTTTACTTGTGTCCTTTACACGGTTCGGCCGCTTAATTTACGTAAAACGGCGGAAAGTACAATCGTTACGCCGTTTTAACACCGGcaaaatcgtaaaaaaatgtgtgCAGTAGAGTTTTCAGCTGTGTTTGCACCTTTCgctttgttttcaaaatattgccATTGACAGCTACAGTGCGTTTATTATGTCCAGTGAGCTACTTGCAGCTCGCCCACAGTACATCGAACGTTTCTGAAGGGGTTCGGTTCCGTTGTTTACAAAGCAATCTTGGTTGGAGTGCGGTGAATGGTCCCTTTGCTCAACTGTCGGCAAGAAATACAAAATTATGGTTTCAATATCGTCCTCCGCCTGCAGACTGTGCCTAAATATTCCACCCACCGATTCGCTCGTGTTTTCGGTGTTCGACACCTACCAAGGTAGAGTGTTGTCGCAGCTGATCGACGAACTGTTCGCTATAAAGGTAAGCGTACCATCGCGGCAAGCTACCCGTACGATCGTTAattatttgttgttcatttcgGCCGTCCAGATCCTTGAAGACGAACGGCTGCAGTCGCTTTGTATTGAGTGCGTAAATCGCATTAACACAGTGAACAAAATCAAGCAACTATTTGTGACGAACAATGGTAAATTGCAACAAATCAGTCCGTCGCCCGGTAGCTTTGTTGAAGAGCTGGTCTATGAGGTGTTCGCTCCAAGCACCGGAGAATGTGCTAAAATAGAAAATGCATCAATCAACTACGTGATTGAATCAGCGCAACAACGGAACAAACCAACTGCTACCGAAACGAGCGCATCAACAGACGAGCCTTTGAGCAAGCTTTGCCCCTCCTCCGAAGAGGACAACACCTTCGATGTCGAATCCGCCGAGCTGAACTGTGAAGACGAGCCAGAGGATGAATCGGCCACGAAAGAGGAGACAAAGTGCAGTGAAACTAGTGCATCCGAGCCGAAAGAAGCATTGGCAACGGAACAGCCCAAACCGAACCTGCCAACCCCTGGGCAGCTGCCACAACACAAGTGCTACTTTTGCGGTACCGTGTTCGAGAATTCGCTGCAATTTACCAACCATCTGCCGAGCCACTTCAGCGAGGTGCCCTACGCCTGTTCGGAATGTGACGGGCTGGTGTTCAAAACGGTACGGGAAGCGAGCAGACACATCGGTTT contains:
- the LOC120898606 gene encoding POU domain, class 3, transcription factor 2-like, translating into MLYDYQPQPYQQQQHLPQEGGGGAGAGAGGRGGKAGGRGGRRGGGGASKGASATMPKKDSKSDEGGRKTKMSQAAAAKLEQQQQQQQQQQQQQQQQQQQ
- the LOC120898605 gene encoding UPF0587 protein CG4646, translating into MGKIGLQIKATLENIETLKTNHPHYAFFLKIKCTNCGEVSDKWHDLTEGEHVNEDSRNPKGFNFYMKCRMCSRENSIDIIEGSNASYTEQDSGKKKTIVAFDCRGVEPIEFSPRTGWIAKATENGPTFEDIDLSEDDWVEYDQKNNNSVGVYEFESDFIKMKK
- the LOC120898604 gene encoding zinc finger protein 93-like codes for the protein MVSISSSACRLCLNIPPTDSLVFSVFDTYQGRVLSQLIDELFAIKILEDERLQSLCIECVNRINTVNKIKQLFVTNNGKLQQISPSPGSFVEELVYEVFAPSTGECAKIENASINYVIESAQQRNKPTATETSASTDEPLSKLCPSSEEDNTFDVESAELNCEDEPEDESATKEETKCSETSASEPKEALATEQPKPNLPTPGQLPQHKCYFCGTVFENSLQFTNHLPSHFSEVPYACSECDGLVFKTVREASRHIGFHDARERPFKCRICPLRFPKRTNSLTHERKMHRFKLKRMAEKDSKANGSAVGRRSDGKGTANSSISREQSATPKREQPECEICSKKFTAKKNLTRHLMIHTGEKPFKCEPCGLSYRQSGELKRHSLLHGEEKPTDNGGSSMERVPDERPKRANKRRVSGKWLLSC